The Syngnathoides biaculeatus isolate LvHL_M chromosome 1, ASM1980259v1, whole genome shotgun sequence region GAAAATGTGTGGTGATACTTTCACGTTGTGTTCCAAATAAGAAAGATGCGTGTGGAAAGGAATCATGGAGAGGAAAGTGCACcataaaaaagattaaaaaaaaaaaaaaaagacgttcctttcagaatcaatatttttcagtgtacTACTATGCTACAAAATtctcatacaaatgaaaaattccTCCATGTGTGAACACAAAACTCTGAATTTGGAGCAAATTTGTATACTGTTGCCAAAATAAGTCCACACCAATGGAATGGTCGAGCATAGCAGCACATTTTAGGGTTTTCTGAGAAATGTGTAAACAGCTTACTTTTGATTCACTTTGCCTGCCTCCTCCAGACACTGCATTTCAAGTCCAAGTTTATAACGGCCGAGCTGGCTCGTCTGTTCAGCCAGTCGGACAGCGAGGAGGACTTTGAAGGCTTCAGTGATGACGACGAAAGAGGCGACAGAAGAcgttttaaaatgcaatttaacACTAAGGTAGGACTCGCAACATCCACTGATGccaatataaataataattcacagTGTAAAACTGAAAACGTTATTGTTGGCTTCCActttttggcaaaatatgttcCAGAATCAAACTAATAAATAGATggcattcatgcattttctctCTCGGTAGATGTTGGAGTCCAAATATGGCAGTGATGAGGACACAAGCTTCTACTCTGATGGTGAGGAGACACCAGCGCCTAAGAGAAAAAGTCTCTTAGTAGCTCTCAGGTGGGTGTACTTTTAGTAATAGTATTCAACAAGTATTGTAGCCGATACGCAGACATGACGTATGGGGACTGTAATGCACTTTTTCACTCTTCAGTTAATGATGCAACGATTTGAGCTATCAGAACAACCACTCTAGCTTTAAGTTcacaaaaatattaacaaataaATAGCCTGAAGCAAGCAAGTCTGTTATATGGATGCTAACTCATTTTTCTTGACATTTGTGTTATCTGTTTGATGGTTTAACACTGTCAATTCGCCTTTCTAAGATTTCCAGTCAAACAGTCGCCCACCCCCAACCGGGAGCCACAAGCAAAAAACCTCAGAAAGCCGGTTAAAGAAACCGTGGCGCAGAGGGTGAGGCAGAGGATGAAGAAGCAGGAGGAGGATGAACAAAGAGCGGAGGAGGCCGAGGAGGTGCGGGGAGAAGACGACGCCATGTGCCAAAGCCTAAGGAAGCGGGAGAAAAACATCCAGGAGAACAAAGCTATGGTAGTTAATGTAGCATAAAATGTCAATCATGTGACAAACAATATGACACTTTAATATTCACCTTAACTTTGTAAAGGTTGACGTttgtttacttttctttttccagctTGCTCAGCTGTTTGCTGATCTCAGCACGATGGCTGACCTGACTTTTCCCAACACCCCTCAAGTGAGCAACTGCCGGGCATCTATAAcccctccaattttttttccatgatccaaaaaaaaaaaaaaaaagaaaaaaaacatcacaactCTGCTTTCTCACACCAGCTCTCGTTTCATTTTCAATGTACGCAGAAGAAGAAGCGCTCTCCGGTGAAAACAACGCCGCGCAAACGCAAATTAGAACAGGACCGTGGCTCCGAAAGGAGGAACCCGTCCCGTAAAGCCCGACCTCCTGAGAACTTTGGGGTTGAAAATGTGTGCGAGCCGTTGCCCCTCAGCGGCGCCAAGGCGATAGATCTCAGGAGACTGGTGGAGGTACAATGGGAGGACGGGTTGCACACCTTCTTTTagattcataattttttttaatgcttttataAATAACATGATGAATGACTATTCTTACTGAGTACAGTGAAGCCCTGTTTATCACCACCCACTGGAGGTGAAAATCTCCACTTCAGAGACtgcataaagattttttttgttttaccccTCACACATGCTTTACATACGCCGCCTCTAATGAAAATTAGCGTAGATCGTATGGAAATAATGATCATTCACGCAACTGCATCATAATATAGTTTGATCCCGAAGGTCCTCAATTCAATATACTTCACAATATTCGTCTCGTTACTGGCAGGTGGATGAGGAAAATGCCGCCAACGGGACGAAAAAGAGGCGGAGCCACAGGCGCAGTCAGTTCGAGTTCAAGTCGGTTGACGACATCACCGAAGAGGACTTGGACAATGTAGCGTTCCGCAGCAAAGACAAGATCTGGGACAAGGACAATGTGAGTCATCGGCACACGTTGCTGGTATTTGTGCACCGAGGTCAACTCAACGTGTAGTTCTTTCCTGTGTAACAGTGATAGGATGTAGTGGACTGATGTAGAGTTTTAGATttgtacttgattttttttttttttttttttaaacttttgctACCTTCAATTGCCCAGATATAAGaaagtgcttttgtttttacCGCCTCTGCGACGCACTTTGTGTTGTTCCTGCAGGGAAGCTCGTGCCACCAGTGCAGACAGAAAACCCTCGACACAAAGACTGTGTGCCGCAGTGGGTTTTGCTCAGCAGGCAAAGGCCAGTTCTGCGGGCCGTGCCTGAAGAACCGCTACGGCGAGGATGTGTGCACTGTATTACTCGACCCGGTAAGTACCAAAACGCaacttatattatttttttaacccaaagaTGAGAGAATTCCAGCCATTGTGCCAGAGAAAATGTATAGTCAGagcttttgtgacatttgttttttggtgtGGTGTGAGATCTGAAATACGTGCCTTAGCTtcctgtaatttctcgaaaataacgtgcaaatttttccaaaaacattttcaagaagttaatagagcgcattacaTTTAGGTGTggatgagaaataaaaaaatacaatcacattgtatagttgtatacaggtacatagtgtggtttaaaaaaaaaacttatacaaatacatttcaatatgatattcaatgtcttatgttatacatttatatttattacggtaatgtgcgacCCCAACCAGAACtatatgacctcctcggggagcttgcattttacgacggctagcgtagcatgcttgttgctacttCGCCAAAGATCacaaacgactgcccgtgagtttggtttaacttaaaccaagacaaaaaatatcgactacaacggctcgttgtgcagctgcttttaaaagaaaaacccgGAAGTCGTGCCATAGtctgaaacaacgatagctcgcctcaatggcttcgggtgggtatcaaaacagcGTGAGCTCAAAATATGTATGCGGGGgagcacacaattgaaatgctcgtttttttttttaaatgtgcccattatgctcatttctgcatagtttgagctcaccttgttttgatagccacctgacactATAGTGAAAGATGCTACGGAGAGGGAGAGGTTGGCGCTGCGCAAGACAAACTCTCgggtttaaaaaatatttcaagtcatcaaagatgagttccacagcgaagcaccaaataaagctactatggatctttttcggattgaagatgagtcataatgcttttttgaaggcttggccaaggatgtagtggataaactgcgcaatgaacaaatatttaatgcagtgtttcataaacaatgttaaagtgtttatatttttaacactgaAATATGTGTGAAGAGTATTAAGAAAATGTTGTTCCATcagtgagcatttttttttagttggttgagggattctgttctgacaattacagggaccaggacaagcgtgtcctgtggcctgtccttaGATattattaccgctacatcagcacatgcacatttttattaatgattgttgtacggacaattttttgaaaaacaatataagtacaaacctaacaaaatataaatatagataattcccaatatttaaaGCATATGGGTTGCAGCAAATCgatggtgcgcattgtacattggtagaagggttttcctgggggggggtgcgcattatactcgagaaattatggtaattaagGTTGGAAAACTGCTaaacatatcctttaaattCAAGACTTGCCTGTAGTAATGGTTCATCATATTTTCTTACGACAAAATGGAGGCTGTCAACGGTATTAGGCCACattttaatacaatattttccCACCAGAGGCACAGTAAACAAATTTGAAAGGTTACACTTTGCAATTCATCATATTAGCAGGGTTTCTGTTACAAATAACGCAATCAAtgaagtcatgaaaaaaaattcttctctGCAGACGTGGTCGTGTCCTATCTGCCGAGGGATGTGTAACTGCAGCCTGTGTCGAAAGAAAGAGGGTCGCTGTGCCACTGGCATTTTGGTCGGGCTGGCCCGCTACAATGGCCACAACAACGTCCACGAGTATCTAGAGAGGTACGCGAGGagccacacacacccacaccgtCCAGCTACACATTGGTGCAGTTTGCTGAACATTTTAATCGTATTACATTAAAGATAACGTTGTCTTTCCAAGGAGGTGAACTTAGACTTTGTTTTATCTCCATGACAGaattcagaaggagctacagtaaCGACCAGAGAGATGTTCCAAGTCCTCCTACAGATTGATAAAGCGCACAATACTTTAGAACTCTTTATTAAATGTTTATACTGTTaggccaggtttttttttatctggttaGATTGACTCTATTGTCGTAGCATAAAACAAACACTGCTACAGTATTAGTACTGTACAGTTTTGTCAtccctttttttacatttttctttagtGTTTTCATTTCACTGTCCAGAACAAACCAAGAATTCCTTGTAACACATACAAAAACTCTGTATTTACTACTGTGTACTTTGGTGCCTTTGATATGTCTTTAATTTCGTAACTACACTTGTAagtcatatttcatattttttgccaTTAACCATTACACCTCCTTATGAAACGCCAACAAAAATAAGAGATGAGGTAATTTATAAAAGTATGCTATAAAAACATAATCACaaataatgtaaagaattaaattGTTATGGCCACGAGGGGGCAGTGATAAGGATTTATATCCAAAAAATAACTACACAGTAAACTGCAGCAATACTTTTCTTAGTTTTTTGGGGTGAGGCTAAAGTATATTTGCCAGTTTATTACATTTAAAGTTGTTTCCATTTGTGCCACAATGCGAGTTTTAATAGCCCGTTAaaggtgttttttgttgttagaCTTACCTAAGGCAaagtttgtattttaattgcGCTTATGTTGGGTCACACGTATATCAAGGTACCAACCACTGTCTCTTAATTGTTATCCTGCTGTAATAATCTAGTTATAATAAAGACCGGCTCCTGTTCTGAATTCTCATGTTTTTGTGCTAGTTTAAGGAGTGATTACCAACCAGGGTAGTGTGTCATGAGCGCTTGAATAGGGATGCTGCAGGAAATTATTCAGTTTCACTTTGTGCCGCAAacaggtgttttgtttttttaaaatattatgtaAATTGGTTGCAAAGGTTGAGAAATGCCGACTGAGGGGTAACAAACCAGTCTGCTGTCAATCAGAGAGGTAAAGCTGTTTCAAATCACTTTATTCACGTGTTATgcaggcaaaacattttttctgctTGAAGTTTTCTCTTCCCCCATCCCCCCGAGCCCCCCACCTTAATCATTTTACTGACATAACACATTTATACAAACCATTTTTAGAAATCTCCACAAACCGGAGCCTTTGAGGCTAACCTGGGGAAAAACCCCAATATCAAATGTCATGGCGAAGAACACAGTTTAGAAAAAGATTTACAAATGAGATGTCGCTAGAAAatatcaaagaaaaagaaaaaaagttggttgTCACACTAAATATTACTGAAAAACATCTACATTTTGGGAGgatcagctatttttttttctttaccttaTTGTAATTTCtcctaaaaagaagaaacaCACGTGATGGCGCAAGGAGGAAGGaaaccaaaagaaaagcaatacTACAaaggggggttaaaaaaaaaaaaaaactgaaccaTGCCGTACACAAATACACTCACAAATACAAGTTCAGCAAGAAGGCAAATATTACAACTCAAAGATAATAAATTAGCTTTACACAGTGAGCTGCTGTTTTAACTGGGAGGGGCAGgctttcaaaacaaattctataaaatagatttttttttttcctccaataaGACTTTACGCACTGGACTAACACTGAGCAACACCACCAGAAATATCTCATCACCACATAGCTAAACAGCCCGAACAGCCCCACACACCCCCTCCCAAACAGCTCTCACCCACTGCAATTTGACTGTGCTCCGTCTCACCGCACACCCCCTCGCCCGCCACTCGCTCCGACCTCCCCCTCAGCTCGTGTTAAGGCAGCAGTGGGTCACCCAGCGGGGTGAGGGCAGGGTTCAGAAGAGCACAGGAACCCAAAAGCGCCATCGCCGTCCCACGCGACGCTCTTTCGGCTGCTGGAAATCAAATAGACGATAGTGATAAAATGTCGGAAATTCCCATACAACTGACCTCgtcgtgcgtgcatgtgtgtgtgctctcattatttgtcccccccccccaccaccaccaccactccccTAAGACCCCTCCCCGACAATGTAAACATGTTCCACTAGATTGTCATTAAAGTATTGCTTTCACCTCACAAACATAGTTGTAGAAAGCTAGATTGATTTCTTcatagaaacttttttttttctttctaatggCCACTGCCGCAATAGGAATgcattatataattttttttttttttttttcatatgtgcTTTTTCTTCTGTTCCTTCCATGTCGAAGGAATTGTTTTCTTCCGTAGCAGTTCATAAAAGGAATCAACACCTGAATCGGACGGGAGGACAAAAGTCAGATT contains the following coding sequences:
- the cdca7b gene encoding cell division cycle-associated 7-like protein isoform X1; this encodes MLIFKSISTRCCCETKTEVLRRALLLNGDKMARESKTLHFKSKFITAELARLFSQSDSEEDFEGFSDDDERGDRRRFKMQFNTKMLESKYGSDEDTSFYSDGEETPAPKRKSLLVALRFPVKQSPTPNREPQAKNLRKPVKETVAQRVRQRMKKQEEDEQRAEEAEEVRGEDDAMCQSLRKREKNIQENKAMLAQLFADLSTMADLTFPNTPQKKKRSPVKTTPRKRKLEQDRGSERRNPSRKARPPENFGVENVCEPLPLSGAKAIDLRRLVEVDEENAANGTKKRRSHRRSQFEFKSVDDITEEDLDNVAFRSKDKIWDKDNGSSCHQCRQKTLDTKTVCRSGFCSAGKGQFCGPCLKNRYGEDVCTVLLDPTWSCPICRGMCNCSLCRKKEGRCATGILVGLARYNGHNNVHEYLERIQKELQ
- the cdca7b gene encoding cell division cycle-associated 7-like protein isoform X2: MLIFKSISTRCCCETKTEVLRRALLLNGDKMARESKTLHFKSKFITAELARLFSQSDSEEDFEGFSDDDERGDRRRFKMQFNTKMLESKYGSDEDTSFYSDGEETPAPKRKSLLVALRFPVKQSPTPNREPQAKNLRKPVKETVAQRVRQRMKKQEEDEQRAEEAEEVRGEDDAMCQSLRKREKNIQENKAMLAQLFADLSTMADLTFPNTPQKKKRSPVKTTPRKRKLEQDRGSERRNPSRKARPPENFGVENVCEPLPLSGAKVDEENAANGTKKRRSHRRSQFEFKSVDDITEEDLDNVAFRSKDKIWDKDNGSSCHQCRQKTLDTKTVCRSGFCSAGKGQFCGPCLKNRYGEDVCTVLLDPTWSCPICRGMCNCSLCRKKEGRCATGILVGLARYNGHNNVHEYLERIQKELQ